In Lactococcus protaetiae, the genomic window TTGCCACTGCGACTAGGTGCTTTGCCTTTTGCTCTTACCATTTCGTCTTGCCAGCTTTGCTGGCTTAGAACGAATGGATAGCGGAGCGGAGCGAAGATGCAAGCTTTGCTTGCTAGCTTCGCATGACCATTGGCTATAAGGCACTAAAGTGCCAACGCCAAATGGCAATCAAACGGACAACGGAGCAACGAAGTTGCGGAGATAGTGAAATCGGAATCAGAGCAAAGCGGAGATAAAACGAATAGACGTCGTGCTATTTAAAGCTAGTCTAGTCAATACAATCTTTCAGAGCATTGGATTCATACTTCTAAAGGAGAGCAAATGATGATTAAAAGATTAATACAAAAATTCAAACTGCTCATCCGGCTTATCGAGAGACCCAACGAACTCTTGGCATTCGCCTTCGATGAACAGCTCACAACACTATAGTTAAACCATTGTAAAAAGTATCAACGGTTTATGGTGTTTCGCACTTGTTCTGGCACGAAAAGTGCACCAGAACATTCTAATTACAGAACAACTTATAATGACACAAAAATCTTAAAGGAGAATTTAATTATGTCTGAAAAAACAAATAACTTATTACACCTTTTCTCAAAACTTTTACGTAATCCCAATGTTTTATTTGCCTTGCGCGCAGATAAAATTTCTAATCAAATGAAAAATCGCGGCAATCGCAACGGTGCCCAAGGATTACTTGTCGAGCTATGGAATAAAGACGGTCTTACCAATGCTGAAATCGCTGAACTCCTTGATATAAAACCTTCAAGTGTGACTGCCCAAGTCAAACAACTTGAAGAAGCCCAAATGGTTGAGCGTCATCAAGATGAAAATGACAAACGTGTCAGTCGCGTTTTCCTAACTGATAAAGGCCGTGCAGTTAAAGAAGAACGTGCAGAGTTTCATGATGACTTATCAGAAAATATTTTTGGCAGTTTGACAGATGAAGAACAAGTTCAACTCTTAGACTTGATGGAAAAACTCGTTGCAAACAATAATCCAAAAGATGAAAAAGACTATCAAAGGATGGCACGGATGTTTGGCGACCCAATGATGGAAAATCTCCAAAACGCCCATGACCGTCATGTTTTCGGAAATCATATGCGTCGTGAAATGCAAAATTGGCAACGTGAAATGCAACGTCAAGGACGTGATATGAAACGCGCCAATAATGATATGCGCCGTGCAATGCGTGATTCAATGCCGTTTGGTGAAGACTGGAAAAATCTTGGCAGAATGATGAAAGATAGTTTCCGTAAAAACTTTGGCGGTAGTGACGATGCTGATTTCAATGAACACTGGGAAAACTTTTCAAATGAAATGAAAAACCGATTTGGCGATCGTGAAGGCTGGGATGGTCATGGTTTTGATGATGGTCATGGCTATGGAGGTCCAAGAGGCTACTTCGATCGCAAACGCGAAGATTTCCGTAGCCAGCCTGGTTTTGATAAAGATAAAGAACCAAAAGGACCAGAAAACTGGGATGATTTCTAATATTACCCACTTCTAAAACTTCCAACTAAAAGTAATTTTTACTAAGCTACTTATAATTATCTCTATTAAAAGGAAAAATTATGAAAACTCTTATCGCCTATGCAGGAAAAACAGGCAATACAGCGAAATGTGCGAGACAGCTCGCCATTCACTTAAATAATGTCACACTGGTAGACTTAAATGCAGAGCAAGTGAATCCAGCAGATTTTGAAGCAATTATCATTGCAAGTCCAGTTTATAGTCATAAATTTGAACCATCAGTGAAGAATTTCATCAAAACATATTTGAGCATTTTACAAGATAAACCATTCGCTGCCTTTGTTACAATGGTGGAGTATGATACTTTCAATAAAGTGATTACAAGAGAAATTCCAGAAGCTTTGCGTAATAAAGCAATTGCTATCGAAAATTTTGGTGGAGAAGTGAACAATCTATCTCCTTTTGGTTGGCACGATAAACTCATTGCCAAATCAATGGTCAAGCTAGAAAGTAAAAAGCATCCGATTGAATTTTTAGCTGATGCACCACAAAATTTTAATGAACAACTCAAAAAAGCAAGCTGGACATAATCAGCTGCTTTACACCTGTGGAGAAAAAATGTCAGAAGAAACCAAAGCGTTAACGTTAAACCCTCAACTTGAAGCCTTTCAAAATAATTTACTTAAAAAATATGATAAGGAAAATCAAAACATTCCCAAAGGGCAAATCCTTTTTGTCGGAAGTTCACTTATGGAGATTTTTCCAATTGAGCAGTGGCAAGCAGAAGGCAAAGTCAAATTTAGCAAGCACATCTACAATCGTGCTGTTCGAGCTACAACCACTCATTTTTTACTTGAACATATCAATACTCAGATTTTTGATCTTGCACCGAGTAAAATTTTTATCAATATCGGTACAAATGATATTGGATTTCAAGTTCCAGAAAACGAATTTCTCTCAAATTATGACAAAATTCTTCGCCAGATAAAAGAAAAGCTCCCTCTTTGTGAAGTTTATGTTATGCGCTACTATCCGATTAATAACGTAGCGTTTGGAAATGATATGGACGAGAAAACTCTATTTGAAACACGGAGTAATGAAGCGTTTCAAGATGCAAGCGATAAAATCGCAAAACTTGCTGGGAAGTACAATTTTCATTTTATTGATGCAAATGAAGATTTAGCTGACCAATCAGGTAATTTAAAAAAAGAACTGACCTTTGATGGCGCCCATATGCTGCCAAATGGCTATGAGATTGTCCTCAATAATCTCAAAAAATATTTGTGAAAGAAGAAGAAAATAATGGAACGTCCAGGAAGCGCGGCAACACGTCAACTTGAAAAAGGAAAAAAACGTGTCGATAAGACATCATTAAAAAATTTTATAAAATTAGTCCGTAATGCAAAACCAAGATATCTATTCTTTATTCTTGGTATTGCTGCTGGAATTGTCGGTACACTTATCCAGCTACAAGTGCCAAAAATGGTAACTCCACTCGTCAATAGCTTTTCAAAAGGGGTTGATGCAGGGCAAGTCGCTCTTGTGATTATTCTCTATATTTTAGCAGCATTAATGTCTGCTGGAGCAGCAATTGTACTGGGTATCTTCGGAGAATCAGTTGTGAAAAATCTTCGTACTCGTGTATGGGATAAAATGATTCATCTCCCTGTTAAATATTATGATGAAGTCAAAACAGGTGAGATGTCCTCACGACTCGCTAATGACACAACACAAGTAAAACAGCTTATCGCCAATAGTATTCCAAATGCTTTGACACAAATCTTGC contains:
- a CDS encoding MarR family winged helix-turn-helix transcriptional regulator, whose amino-acid sequence is MSEKTNNLLHLFSKLLRNPNVLFALRADKISNQMKNRGNRNGAQGLLVELWNKDGLTNAEIAELLDIKPSSVTAQVKQLEEAQMVERHQDENDKRVSRVFLTDKGRAVKEERAEFHDDLSENIFGSLTDEEQVQLLDLMEKLVANNNPKDEKDYQRMARMFGDPMMENLQNAHDRHVFGNHMRREMQNWQREMQRQGRDMKRANNDMRRAMRDSMPFGEDWKNLGRMMKDSFRKNFGGSDDADFNEHWENFSNEMKNRFGDREGWDGHGFDDGHGYGGPRGYFDRKREDFRSQPGFDKDKEPKGPENWDDF
- a CDS encoding flavodoxin domain-containing protein; translated protein: MKTLIAYAGKTGNTAKCARQLAIHLNNVTLVDLNAEQVNPADFEAIIIASPVYSHKFEPSVKNFIKTYLSILQDKPFAAFVTMVEYDTFNKVITREIPEALRNKAIAIENFGGEVNNLSPFGWHDKLIAKSMVKLESKKHPIEFLADAPQNFNEQLKKASWT
- a CDS encoding SGNH/GDSL hydrolase family protein, whose translation is MSEETKALTLNPQLEAFQNNLLKKYDKENQNIPKGQILFVGSSLMEIFPIEQWQAEGKVKFSKHIYNRAVRATTTHFLLEHINTQIFDLAPSKIFINIGTNDIGFQVPENEFLSNYDKILRQIKEKLPLCEVYVMRYYPINNVAFGNDMDEKTLFETRSNEAFQDASDKIAKLAGKYNFHFIDANEDLADQSGNLKKELTFDGAHMLPNGYEIVLNNLKKYL